Below is a window of Cloacibacillus sp. DNA.
ACAGACAAAATCTCAGTTCCTCTGCCTGTACCGCCAAGGCTTGTAGCCGACCGATACAATATCAGCTTTAACAAGAAGGCAAGCAATGCCAACATAGGCATACTCTCACACTATGGGTGGACTGCGTCGTGCGACGCATCGTGGTGTGACGTGCATGAAACAAGCGGAAGCTCCACCGGTGGAACCGCTCATCCGCTACTGATAGAGGTTGGTGAAAATACCACCGGAAGCGCTCGTGACGCGCATATTACGATAACAGATACAAAAGGTGAAGAGAAGATGACAATTACGGTCACTCAATCAAAGACAAACTGACAAACGAAAGAGGGAGATGAAGAGATGCGTATACTGGTTTTGAACGGCAGTCCGCGCGGGAAGCGCAGCGACACCATGATACTTACAAATACGTTCGTCGAAGGGCTGCGAAAAGACGGAGATTTGGTTGATACAATAAATATT
It encodes the following:
- a CDS encoding BACON domain-containing protein; translation: MYTRGRVDKDIFSRTDKISVPLPVPPRLVADRYNISFNKKASNANIGILSHYGWTASCDASWCDVHETSGSSTGGTAHPLLIEVGENTTGSARDAHITITDTKGEEKMTITVTQSKTN